One Klebsiella electrica genomic window, TTCTGGTGAAGGTCAACGCCAACATCGGTAACTCGGCGGTGACCTCCTCCATCGAAGAGGAGGTGGAAAAACTGGTGTGGTCAACGCGCTGGGGCGCTGACACGGTGATGGATTTGTCCACCGGGCGCTATATTCACGAAACCCGCGAGTGGATCCTGCGCAACAGCCCGGTCCCTATCGGTACCGTCCCCATTTACCAGGCGCTGGAGAAGGTGAACGGTATCGCCGAAAACCTCACCTGGGAAGCCTTCCGCGATACTCTGCTGGAACAGGCAGAACAAGGCGTTGACTACTTCACCATCCATGCCGGCGTCCTGCTGCGCTATGTGCCGATGACCGCCGGACGGCTGACCGGCATTGTCTCCCGCGGCGGTTCGATCATGGCGAAATGGTGCCTTTCCCATCATCAGGAGAACTTCCTGTACCAGCATTTCCGCGAAATCTGCGAAATCTGCGCCGCCTATGATGTCTCGCTCTCCTTAGGCGATGGCCTGCGCCCGGGTTCCATTCAGGATGCCAACGACGAAGCGCAGTTTGCCGAACTGCATACCCTGGGCGAACTCACCAAAATCGCCTGGGAATATGATGTGCAGGTGATGATTGAAGGACCGGGTCACGTGCCGATGCAGATGATCCGCCGCAACATGACCGAAGAGCTGGAGCACTGTCACGAAGCGCCGTTCTATACCCTCGGGCCGTTAACCACCGATATCGCTCCCGGCTATGACCACTTCACCTCCGGTATCGGTGCGGCGATGATCGGCTGGTTCGGCTGCGCCATGCTCTGCTACGTCACGCCAAAAGAGCATCTCGGCCTGCCCAATAAAGAGGACGTGAAGCAGGGATTGATCACCTACAAAATCGCCGCCCACGCCGCCGACCTCGCCAAAGGGCACCCTGGCGCGCAGATCCGCGATAACGCTATGTCCAAAGCGCGGTTTGAATTCCGCTGGGAAGACCAGTTTAACCTCGCGCTCGACCCGTTCACCGCCCGCGCTTATCACGATGAAACGCTGCCGCAGGAGTCGGGAAAAGTCGCCCACTTCTGCTCCATGTGCGGGCCTAAATTCTGTTCAATGAAAATCACCCAGGAAGTCCGCGATTATGCCGCCCGGCAGCATATTGAAGCCGGTATGGCCGACAAATCCCAGGATTTCCGCGCTCTTGGCGGTGAGATCTATTTACGTAAGGAGCAAGCCTGATGTACCAACCCGATTTTCCATCCGTCCCCTTCCGCTTAGGACTCTATCCGGTCGTCGATAGCGTGGAGTGGATTGAACGTTTGCTTACTGCGGGCGTGCGTACTATTCAGCTGCGCATCAAGGATAAACGCGACAGCGAAGTTGAAGACGATGTGATCGCCGCTATTGCCCTGGGACGCCAACACGACGCCCGACTGTTTATTAATGATTACTGGCGGTTGGCCATAAAACATCAGGCTTACGGCGTGCATTTAGGCCAGGAGGATCTGGAAACCACAGACCTCAGCGCAATCCGCAACGCCGGGCTGCGTCTTGGGGTCTCGACTCATGACGATATGGAGATCGACGTCGCGCTGGCCGCACGCCCCTCCTACATCGCCCTGGGCCACGTTTTTCCCACGCAAACCAAACAGATGCCTTCCGCCCCTCAGGGACTGGAACAGCTTGCCCGCCATATCCAGCGTTTGCAGGATTACCCGACGGTAGCGATCGGCGGCATCAGTCTGGCACGGACGCCGGCGGTACTGGAAACCGGCGTCGGCAGTATTGCGGTCGTCAGCGCGATTACTCAGGCGGCTGACTGGCGGCAGGCCACCGCGCAGCTGCTGACTCTCGCGGGAGTCGGCGATGAATGACAGCGATTTCATGCGCTATAGCCGCCAGCTGCTGCTGGAGGATATCGCCATCGAAGGCCAGCAAAAGCTGCTGGCCAGCCGGGTACTGATCGTCGGTCTTGGCGGGCTGGGCTCGCCTGCCGCGCTTTATCTGGCCGGTGCCGGTGTCGGCACGCTGGTGCTGGCCGATGACGACGACGTGCACGTCAGCAACCTCCAGCGGCAAATTCTGTTCACCAGCGATGATATCGCTCAGCCCAAAACCACGGCCGCCAGAGCAAGGCTGGCTCGTCTCAACCCGCAGATTGAACTGATTGCCCTGAAGCAGCGGTTAGGCGGAAAGGCCCTGCTGGATGAAGTGACGCAGGCCGATGTGGTACTGGATTGCACCGATAACATGGTGACCCGCCAGGCTATCAATGCCGCCTGCGTCGCGCTTAAGACCCCGCTGATCACCGCCAGCGCCGTCGGGCTGGGAGGCCAGCTGATGGTACTGACGCCGCCGTGGGAACAGGGCTGCTACCGCTGCCTGTGGCCGGATGCTAACGAGCCCGAACGCAACTGCCGTACGGCGGGCATTATCGGCCCGGTGGTGGGCATGATGGGTACCCTGCAGGCGCTGGAGGCGATCAAACTGCTCAGCGGCATGGCGACGCCGCGTAATACTCTGCGCCTGTTCGATGCCCGCACCAGCAGCTGGCGCGCGCTCGCATTACAGCGGGCTCAGGACTGTCCGGTATGTGGAGGGCAGCATGCAGGTATGGTTTAACGATGAACCGTTGCAGTGCGCCGACGCGACATCCGTCGCCACCCTGCTCACTCAACTGGAACAGCATCAACCGGGCGTCGCGCTGGCGCTCAATCAACACATCCTGCCGCGTGAGCGCTGGGAACACCATCTTCTGCAGGAAGGCGACCAAATCCTGCTTTTTCAGGTTATCGCCGGAGGCTGACATGTTACGTATTGCGGATAAAACGTTTGAATCACATCTTTTCACCGGTACCGGTAAATTCGCCGCCCCTGACGTCATGGTGGAGGCGATTCGCGCCTCCGGCAGTCAACTGGTGACGCTGGCGATGAAGCGCGTCGATCTCCGTCAGCATAATGACGCGATCCTCGCGCCGCTGCTGGCGGCTGGCGTGAGCCTGCTGCCTAATACCTCCGGGGCCAAAACGGCAGAAGAAGCCATATTTGCCGCCCGTCTGGCGCGGGAAGCGCTGGGCACCCACTGGCTGAAACTGGAAATCCACCCGGATGCGCGCTGGCTGCTCCCCGATCCGATTGAAACGCTGAAAGCGGCAGAAATTCTGGTACGGGAAGGCTTCGTGGTGTTGCCCTACTGCGGCGCCGATCCGGTGCTGTGCAAGCGTCTGGAAGAGGCGGGCTGCGCGGCGGTGATGCCGCTCGGCGCGCCGATAGGTTCCAATCAGGGGCTGGAAACCAAAGCGATGCTGGAGATTATTATCGAGCAGGCCACGGTGCCTGTAGTGGTTGATGCGGGTATTGGCGTGCCGAGCCACGCGGCGCAGGCGCTGGAAATGGGCGCTGACGCGGTACTGGTGAATACCGCCATCGCCGTTGCCGACGACCCGGTCACCATGGCCCGGGCTTTCCGTCTGGCGATTGATGCCGGATTGCTGGCGCGACAGGCCGGCCCGGGCGCGCGCAGCGCGCAGGCGCAGGCCACCAGCCCGTTGACCGGCTTTCTGGAGGCGCTGGTATGAATACCTTCACTGACCGCTGGCGGCAGCTGGACTGGGACGACATTCGCCTGCGTATCAACAGTAAAACCCCCGCCGACGTTGAACGCGCCCTGGCGGCAAAACAGCTCAGCCGTGACGATATGATGGCCCTGCTCTCTCCTGCCGCCGCAGGTTATCTGGAGCCTCTGGCGCAGCGTGCCCAGCGTCTGACCCGCCAGCGTTTTGGTAATACCGTCAGCTTTTATGTCCCGCTGTATCTCTCTAATCTGTGCGCCAACGATTGTACCTACTGCGGTTTCTCAATGAGTAACCGCATTAAGCGCAAGACCCTGGATGAGGCGGAAATTGCCCGTGAATGCGCGGCGATCCGCGAAATGGGCTTTGAGCATCTGCTGCTGGTGACCGGCGAGCATCAGGGCAAAGTTGGCATGGACTATTTTCGCCAGCATCTGCCCGCCATTCGTCGCCAGTTCGCCTCGCTGCATATGGAGGTCCAGCCGCTGGCGATGGAGGAGTATGCCGAGCTGAAAACGCTCGGACTGGACGGCGTGATGGTCTATCAGGAGACCTATCATGAAAGCATGTATGCGAAACATCATCTGAAAGGCAAAAAGCAGGACTTCTTCTGGCGGCTGGATACGCCGGACAGGCTTGGACAGGCGGGGATTGATAAGATTGGCCTTGGCGCATTAATTGGCCTCTCCGACAGCTGGCGCGTGGATTGCTTTATGGTGGCGGAACATCTGCTGTGGCTCCAGCAACGCTACTGGCGCAGCCGCTACTCCATCTCCTTTCCACGACTACGTCCTTGCGCCGGGGGGATCGAGCCCGCCTCATTAATGGATGAGCGGCAGCTGGTGCAGACCATTTGCGCCTTCCGCCTGCTGGCCCCGGAAGTTGAACTCTCGCTCTCCACCCGCGAATCCCCCTGGTTCCGCGATCGGGTTATCCCGCTGGCCATCAACAACGTCAGCGCCTTTTCGAAAACCCAGCCCGGCGGGTATGCCGATAATCATCCGGAGCTGGAGCAGTTCGCGCCTCACGATGATCGTCGCCCGGAAGAGGTCGCCAGCGCGCTGGTGGCCAGCGGACTACAGCCGGTATGGAAAGACTGGGATAGCTGGCTGGGACGCGCTTCCCAGTCTTGATGATGAAGAATGTCATTCCTTAAATGTTCTTCGTGGACGCTCGTAATAAGAGAAACGGAAGATGGTGGTCATATCGCCGTTTCTCTATTCTGCCCTTGTCAGCAGCGGATGCTGTCCAGGGCGAATGATCTCTCTTCCTCACTTTCGCCCTGCTCCATCCTCTTCGTTACGCAGGGCGTTTTATTCATATCGAATATAAATCAGCCCATATCACAACGTCAGCGTTATAATTACCGGAGTTTTTACTGATTCGCTCAGCAGGCATGCTGGCTAAACCTGCGTCTTCACCCACGGTTTAACTCTTCTGGAACGATTTACGATTCATGGCTCGTCATAACAGAAAGCTCTCTTTCACCGCGCCGATTGTGATCGGGTTTACGGGTATTTTATTCAGCTTCTTGCTCATCGCGGTGTTTGCCACGATGGCGCAAAGAAAAGATCTTCTTGAAGATTATCATCATATTAACCGCAACTTCACCCATAACATGGCGACGAACTACACGGAGACGCTGCTGCGTGGCAATGACTTCATCCTCAGTCGCGCCGCGACTTTCTTCGCACGTAATGATGAGCTGAACAATGCGGTCAACGTCAATCCGGAAAAAGGTTTGATGCTGTTAATGCAATTGCAAAATATGATGCAGACCGTTTCGTCAATTTCGCTGGCGGATACCGATGGGCACTATATGCGTGCGCCCGAAGTCCTTAAGACCGAAGACAGCCAGGCCTTCAACGCCAAATCAAGACCGTGGTTTATTAAGCAAGCGGAAGCCAGTACCTTCAGCCGGTATACCAGCCCGTACATCGACTACTTCACGCATCATCCGACGATTTCCCTCTACAAACCCGTCATCTCTGCGGAAGGACGGCTGAAAGGCAGCCTCGCTTTTCATCTCGATCTGATCTCAATGGGCTACGCGTTACGGCAGATGGTCGCCCCGGTACAGGGGGAATTTTTTGTTGTGCAACGTGATGGTAAAGTTGTTCTGCATCCCGACCCTGGCGCATTGTTTAAACCCTACGTCAGTGAAGCATTGATGGACAGAATGACCAGCGGTGAAGGCCAGCTTTACGATACCAATACCGACGCCTGGTACTATTACTATTCATTTACCAACCCCGACTGGTTTGTCATTTATCGTGTCGATAACTCGGCGCTCATCAACTTAACGCGCCATGAAACGGATATCGTCTCATGGAGTTTTGCCCTGGCCGCTATCATCATCGTGCTGTTCGGACTCTATCTGCGTCATGCGTCACGTACCGTGCTGATGAACATTATTAATGCCATTAAAACCGGGGATGTACAGCGCGCCCCACGCCTGGAAGCGATGCTCAGCAAAGCGATTGAGAGCAATAAGCAGCGCGAGTTAACCTACGTTCGCCAGGCGACCATCGACGCGCTAACCGGCTGCAAGAACCGGCGCGCCTTCGATAGCGATATTGCCGCGCTGATGAACGATCATCAGCCCTTCTCTCTCGCGCTGGTTGATATTGATAACTTCAAAACGATAAATGACACCTGGGGCCACCTCAATGGCGATATCGTTCTGCGCAATGTCGCCCGCGAAGGGCTGCAGATCCTCCAGCCCCTGCAAATTTCACTTTATCGCTACGGCGGCGAAGAATTTGCGGTGCTATTCGCCGCCGGGCATAGCGATAACGCTCTGATGCTGCTGGAGAGCTGGCGGGCACGCGTCGCGCAGCGTTCCTGGCGCGAAGAGGGACTGGCGGTAACCTTCAGCGCGGGCCTGGGCGAATGGAATATGGAGCCCCTGGAGCAGCTGGTGGTGAGCG contains:
- the thiC gene encoding phosphomethylpyrimidine synthase ThiC, which codes for MSTEKLTRRQQRERAQHFIDTLEGTAFPRSRRIYVQGAQDSIRVPMREIQLSPTLTGGDKSNPQYEENEAIPVYDTSGPYGDPDIAIDVRQGLAKLRQPWIDARHDCEPLHERSSLYTQARLADEELDALRFSGSLTPKRAKSGKCVTQLHYARQGIVTPEMAFIAIRENMGRERIRSKVLRHQHPGEGFGARLPENISAEFVRDEVAAGRAIIPANINHPESEPMIIGRNFLVKVNANIGNSAVTSSIEEEVEKLVWSTRWGADTVMDLSTGRYIHETREWILRNSPVPIGTVPIYQALEKVNGIAENLTWEAFRDTLLEQAEQGVDYFTIHAGVLLRYVPMTAGRLTGIVSRGGSIMAKWCLSHHQENFLYQHFREICEICAAYDVSLSLGDGLRPGSIQDANDEAQFAELHTLGELTKIAWEYDVQVMIEGPGHVPMQMIRRNMTEELEHCHEAPFYTLGPLTTDIAPGYDHFTSGIGAAMIGWFGCAMLCYVTPKEHLGLPNKEDVKQGLITYKIAAHAADLAKGHPGAQIRDNAMSKARFEFRWEDQFNLALDPFTARAYHDETLPQESGKVAHFCSMCGPKFCSMKITQEVRDYAARQHIEAGMADKSQDFRALGGEIYLRKEQA
- the thiH gene encoding 2-iminoacetate synthase ThiH — encoded protein: MNTFTDRWRQLDWDDIRLRINSKTPADVERALAAKQLSRDDMMALLSPAAAGYLEPLAQRAQRLTRQRFGNTVSFYVPLYLSNLCANDCTYCGFSMSNRIKRKTLDEAEIARECAAIREMGFEHLLLVTGEHQGKVGMDYFRQHLPAIRRQFASLHMEVQPLAMEEYAELKTLGLDGVMVYQETYHESMYAKHHLKGKKQDFFWRLDTPDRLGQAGIDKIGLGALIGLSDSWRVDCFMVAEHLLWLQQRYWRSRYSISFPRLRPCAGGIEPASLMDERQLVQTICAFRLLAPEVELSLSTRESPWFRDRVIPLAINNVSAFSKTQPGGYADNHPELEQFAPHDDRRPEEVASALVASGLQPVWKDWDSWLGRASQS
- the thiG gene encoding thiazole synthase codes for the protein MLRIADKTFESHLFTGTGKFAAPDVMVEAIRASGSQLVTLAMKRVDLRQHNDAILAPLLAAGVSLLPNTSGAKTAEEAIFAARLAREALGTHWLKLEIHPDARWLLPDPIETLKAAEILVREGFVVLPYCGADPVLCKRLEEAGCAAVMPLGAPIGSNQGLETKAMLEIIIEQATVPVVVDAGIGVPSHAAQALEMGADAVLVNTAIAVADDPVTMARAFRLAIDAGLLARQAGPGARSAQAQATSPLTGFLEALV
- a CDS encoding HesA/MoeB/ThiF family protein codes for the protein MNDSDFMRYSRQLLLEDIAIEGQQKLLASRVLIVGLGGLGSPAALYLAGAGVGTLVLADDDDVHVSNLQRQILFTSDDIAQPKTTAARARLARLNPQIELIALKQRLGGKALLDEVTQADVVLDCTDNMVTRQAINAACVALKTPLITASAVGLGGQLMVLTPPWEQGCYRCLWPDANEPERNCRTAGIIGPVVGMMGTLQALEAIKLLSGMATPRNTLRLFDARTSSWRALALQRAQDCPVCGGQHAGMV
- the thiS gene encoding sulfur carrier protein ThiS: MQVWFNDEPLQCADATSVATLLTQLEQHQPGVALALNQHILPRERWEHHLLQEGDQILLFQVIAGG
- a CDS encoding sensor domain-containing diguanylate cyclase yields the protein MARHNRKLSFTAPIVIGFTGILFSFLLIAVFATMAQRKDLLEDYHHINRNFTHNMATNYTETLLRGNDFILSRAATFFARNDELNNAVNVNPEKGLMLLMQLQNMMQTVSSISLADTDGHYMRAPEVLKTEDSQAFNAKSRPWFIKQAEASTFSRYTSPYIDYFTHHPTISLYKPVISAEGRLKGSLAFHLDLISMGYALRQMVAPVQGEFFVVQRDGKVVLHPDPGALFKPYVSEALMDRMTSGEGQLYDTNTDAWYYYYSFTNPDWFVIYRVDNSALINLTRHETDIVSWSFALAAIIIVLFGLYLRHASRTVLMNIINAIKTGDVQRAPRLEAMLSKAIESNKQRELTYVRQATIDALTGCKNRRAFDSDIAALMNDHQPFSLALVDIDNFKTINDTWGHLNGDIVLRNVAREGLQILQPLQISLYRYGGEEFAVLFAAGHSDNALMLLESWRARVAQRSWREEGLAVTFSAGLGEWNMEPLEQLVVSVDEALYKAKQQGKNRITRA
- the thiE gene encoding thiamine phosphate synthase, whose protein sequence is MYQPDFPSVPFRLGLYPVVDSVEWIERLLTAGVRTIQLRIKDKRDSEVEDDVIAAIALGRQHDARLFINDYWRLAIKHQAYGVHLGQEDLETTDLSAIRNAGLRLGVSTHDDMEIDVALAARPSYIALGHVFPTQTKQMPSAPQGLEQLARHIQRLQDYPTVAIGGISLARTPAVLETGVGSIAVVSAITQAADWRQATAQLLTLAGVGDE